One Schistocerca cancellata isolate TAMUIC-IGC-003103 chromosome 1, iqSchCanc2.1, whole genome shotgun sequence genomic region harbors:
- the LOC126133270 gene encoding uncharacterized protein LOC126133270 encodes MKYCQMLPGTGTDIPVNKNQDKNNLEESTNIVDNSFKKPFQSLRQDQTPKQRRKRAKVNVQPGRSISVDDFEDTDGEDVTPSYSLYRDPSPCTSKQGKTKKKKKKKLLSP; translated from the coding sequence ATGAAGTATTGTCAAATGCTCCCAGGTACTGGTACCGATATACCAGTAAACAAAAACCAGGATAAGAACAATCTTGAAGAATCCACTAATATtgttgacaacagttttaaaaaacccTTCCAGAGTCTTAGACAAGACCAGACTCCTAAACAAAGGAGAAAAAGGGCAAAAGTTAATGTCCAACCTGGCCGAAGTATTAGTGTTGATGACTTTGAGGACACGGATGGGGAGGATGTAACCCCCAGTTATTCACTTTACCGTGATCCAAGCCCTTGTACGTCAAAACAaggcaagacaaaaaaaaaaaaaaaaaaaaaactgttatctcCATAA